From Ciona intestinalis unplaced genomic scaffold, KH HT000015.2, whole genome shotgun sequence, one genomic window encodes:
- the LOC100179623 gene encoding TNF receptor-associated factor 3-like isoform X1, whose translation MLSTENVSPSLQRSSVFNSWTSKSPIDFSISEPSFNFNGLSHPEVGISDYCKSEHDALRSHLAEISQTLNNLKNSNDVSPEIRKLEVRLKAIQRMTAQQTDRSLALKKEVGDNDAANKRANTDLTQKVEEIAREIAQIKEKQNELERNIESTSGSREQMAPENLSQMVDAFERQLGMYDVRIADMDQRFQVIETTSYSGVVIWKIRDFSRRKREAVSGRTLSLYSQPFYTSRYGYKMCARVYLNGDGMGKGTHMSLFFVVMKGEYDALLPWPFRQKVTLMLLDQGMDRRHLSDTFRPDPTSSSFKKPTSDMNIASGCPLFVAHNVIEDSSYVKEDTIFLRIHVDTSDLENF comes from the exons ATGCTTTCTACCGAGAATGTGTCTCCATCGCTTCAG CGATCCAGCGTCTTTAATTCTTGGACGAGCAAATCTCCCATCGACTTTTCTATATCGGAGCCttcctttaattttaatgGACTCAGCCATCCGGAAGTTGGAATATCG GACTACTGTAAATCCGAACACGATGCTCTACGGTCTCACTTGGCAGAAATTTCCCAAACGttgaataatttgaaaaactcCAATGACGTCAGTCCCGAGATTCGAAAGCTAGAAGTTAGGTTAAAAGCGATtcag AGAATGACGGCTCAACAAACGGATCGAAGTCTTGCATTGAAGAAAGAGGTGGGCGACAATGATGCTGctaacaagagagcaaacaCCGACTTGACTCAGAAAGTTGAGGAAATTGCTCGAGAAATTGCtcaaattaaagaaaaacaaaacgaaCTGGAAAGGAATATTGAATCCACAAGTGGCAGCAGAGAGCAAATGGCACCAg AAAATTTGTCGCAAATGGTGGATGCTTTTGAGCGTCAGCTTGGTatgtatgacgtcagaatCGCCGATATGGATCAGCGGTTTCAG gTCATTGAAACTACAAGTTACTCAGGCGTCGTCATTTGGAAAATACGGGATTTTTCTCGTCGCAAGAGGGAGGCAGTGAGCGGTCGAACGTTGTCTCTATACAGTCAACCATTTTACACGAGTCGTTATGGATACAAGATGTGCGCTCGCGTTTATCTCAATGGAGATGGAATGG GCAAAGGAACACACATGTCGCTTTTTTTCGTGGTCATGAAAGGAGAATACGACGCACTGCTACCCTGGCCGTTCAGACAGAAG GTAACACTGATGCTACTGGACCAAGGAATGGACCGACGTCATTTGTCCGACACATTCAGACCGGATCCTACGTCATCATCGTTCAAGAAACCAACTTCCGATATGAACATCGCTTCTGGATGTCCATTGTTCGTAGCCCACAACGTCATAGAAGACAGTTCTTACGTCAAAGAAGACACAATTTTCTTACGTATTCACGTGGATACGTCGGACCTCGaaaatttttaa
- the LOC100179623 gene encoding TNF receptor-associated factor 3-like isoform X2 encodes MLSTENVSPSLQDYCKSEHDALRSHLAEISQTLNNLKNSNDVSPEIRKLEVRLKAIQRMTAQQTDRSLALKKEVGDNDAANKRANTDLTQKVEEIAREIAQIKEKQNELERNIESTSGSREQMAPENLSQMVDAFERQLGMYDVRIADMDQRFQVIETTSYSGVVIWKIRDFSRRKREAVSGRTLSLYSQPFYTSRYGYKMCARVYLNGDGMGKGTHMSLFFVVMKGEYDALLPWPFRQKVTLMLLDQGMDRRHLSDTFRPDPTSSSFKKPTSDMNIASGCPLFVAHNVIEDSSYVKEDTIFLRIHVDTSDLENF; translated from the exons ATGCTTTCTACCGAGAATGTGTCTCCATCGCTTCAG GACTACTGTAAATCCGAACACGATGCTCTACGGTCTCACTTGGCAGAAATTTCCCAAACGttgaataatttgaaaaactcCAATGACGTCAGTCCCGAGATTCGAAAGCTAGAAGTTAGGTTAAAAGCGATtcag AGAATGACGGCTCAACAAACGGATCGAAGTCTTGCATTGAAGAAAGAGGTGGGCGACAATGATGCTGctaacaagagagcaaacaCCGACTTGACTCAGAAAGTTGAGGAAATTGCTCGAGAAATTGCtcaaattaaagaaaaacaaaacgaaCTGGAAAGGAATATTGAATCCACAAGTGGCAGCAGAGAGCAAATGGCACCAg AAAATTTGTCGCAAATGGTGGATGCTTTTGAGCGTCAGCTTGGTatgtatgacgtcagaatCGCCGATATGGATCAGCGGTTTCAG gTCATTGAAACTACAAGTTACTCAGGCGTCGTCATTTGGAAAATACGGGATTTTTCTCGTCGCAAGAGGGAGGCAGTGAGCGGTCGAACGTTGTCTCTATACAGTCAACCATTTTACACGAGTCGTTATGGATACAAGATGTGCGCTCGCGTTTATCTCAATGGAGATGGAATGG GCAAAGGAACACACATGTCGCTTTTTTTCGTGGTCATGAAAGGAGAATACGACGCACTGCTACCCTGGCCGTTCAGACAGAAG GTAACACTGATGCTACTGGACCAAGGAATGGACCGACGTCATTTGTCCGACACATTCAGACCGGATCCTACGTCATCATCGTTCAAGAAACCAACTTCCGATATGAACATCGCTTCTGGATGTCCATTGTTCGTAGCCCACAACGTCATAGAAGACAGTTCTTACGTCAAAGAAGACACAATTTTCTTACGTATTCACGTGGATACGTCGGACCTCGaaaatttttaa